TACCCTCAATTTTCAGATTTAGAGATTCCAAGTAATTCAAACCATGCCAAAGTTGTGGCACAGTTCCACGAATTTCTAAGTCAAATCGTCCCTCTCCATTTGTGTGTTTTCCCAGCACTGCTCCTGTAATGTTAACAACTAAGCCATGACTGGCAATTAGTCGAGAAATTACAGGTTCTTCTTTGTAAAAAGAAGGAATATGCAAACGCAAGCGAACTTTTGTGGTACTGCTACTTTCAAACATAGTCACTAATAATTCATCAAGCACAAATTATGAATTATATCAAGTTGAAAGTGAAATTTAGTCCGGGTAAAGCTTTCCCAATCCAAAATCCACGCATCCAAAATGGTATTAGTAATCGCCTGTATTGATGTCATGCCAAATTTCTAAATCTAGATCGTTGATGTAGATTAAGGCGCTCTCGATTTGTTCGCAACTTCCTTGTAAATCTAAGTCAAACCAACCATCACCAATACCATTAGAACCGAGCATCGCAGCCGCGATATTCACTGTTAAACCGTAGTTTGATACTAAACGCGAAATCACAGGTTCCTGATGATATTCTTGAGGAATTCTCAGTCGAATTCGTTTGTGGACAAGCTGATTTTCTGCAACCATAATTGTCATCTGTGCAATTAATGTTTTGACCTATTTTTGATCCCCGTTTTCCGTTCTAAAATCTCCTTCACCACCAACGTAACAACTGCTAGCAACGCTAACAGCACCGCTGCGGAGAAAGCTGCTTCCGTTTCATACTGTTTGTAAGCATCTTCTACATAGAGAGGTAAGCTTTGAGTTTTCTTAGCAATGTTCCCGGACACTACCGAAACAGCACCAAATTCACCCATTGCTCGCGCATTTGTCAAAATCAAGCCGTAAAGTAAGCCCCAACGGATGTTTGGCAGGGTAACACGCCAAAATATCTGCCAATCTTTTGCACCAAGTGTTCTAGCGGCTTCCTCTTGATCGCTACCCAACTCTTCTAAAACAGGAATCACTTCCCGTGCGACAAAGGGTAAACTCACAAAGGCTGTGGCTAGTACCATACCTGGAAAGGCAAAGACGACTTTGATATCGCTGCCTTCCAAAATCTGACCAAACCACCCATTTCGTCCGTATAGCAGCACAATCATTAATCCTGCTACTACGGGTGAAATAGAAAAGGGCAGATCGATAAGGCTGAGAACAAAAGCGCGACCGGGAAATTTATGGCGTGCGATCGCCCAAGCGGCACACAAACCAAATACTGTATTCACAGGCACGGAGATGACAGCTAGAGCCACTGTCAACCAAGCGGCGTGAGTGAATTCCGGACGCGTGAGGTTAGAGAAAAATGTTCCTACTCCGCTTTGAAAAGCTTGGACAAAGACGTTGATTGCGGGGATATATATGATTAAAGCTAAGTAACCAACTGCGATCGCAATCAGTATGGCTGGAGCAAAACTTTTTGGTTTGACTTGCTTTTGCTCGTTCGGTCCGCTTGTTGTTGAGTGAAAGTGTGGCTGTGGAAATTCATCTTGCGTCATAT
This genomic interval from Scytonema hofmannii PCC 7110 contains the following:
- a CDS encoding NIL domain-containing protein, whose translation is MFESSSTTKVRLRLHIPSFYKEEPVISRLIASHGLVVNITGAVLGKHTNGEGRFDLEIRGTVPQLWHGLNYLESLNLKIEGKPHTDGDGWYC
- a CDS encoding NIL domain-containing protein, with protein sequence MVAENQLVHKRIRLRIPQEYHQEPVISRLVSNYGLTVNIAAAMLGSNGIGDGWFDLDLQGSCEQIESALIYINDLDLEIWHDINTGDY
- the cysW gene encoding sulfate ABC transporter permease subunit CysW, with the protein product MTQDEFPQPHFHSTTSGPNEQKQVKPKSFAPAILIAIAVGYLALIIYIPAINVFVQAFQSGVGTFFSNLTRPEFTHAAWLTVALAVISVPVNTVFGLCAAWAIARHKFPGRAFVLSLIDLPFSISPVVAGLMIVLLYGRNGWFGQILEGSDIKVVFAFPGMVLATAFVSLPFVAREVIPVLEELGSDQEEAARTLGAKDWQIFWRVTLPNIRWGLLYGLILTNARAMGEFGAVSVVSGNIAKKTQSLPLYVEDAYKQYETEAAFSAAVLLALLAVVTLVVKEILERKTGIKNRSKH